The genomic segment TGTTTGGATTGCTAGTGATAGACATGGCATTATCTCTTCTATTATAAACTTGATTGTGGCTGCTGTTACTTAGAGTATTTGGAGGAACCGAAACAGGTGTATCTTTGATGGATATTCTTTGGTAGATGACTGTATAGCAAATGATGTTATAAACATAGTACATTACCGATTATACATAGTTAAAAATATGAAGTTTTCTCTTCAAGAACAACTTTTTATAGGGAATCTTCGATGTAATTAAGTGGGGTGTTTAGTTGATTCTTTTATTTGTTTGTACAATATTAGTTGGTTGTTGTTTGGGTAAATTGCCCCTTCAATTGTGTTGGGTGCTTTGTTCAATAAAGTTCTTGATTAAAAAAAACAAGGTAAAGTAACGTTGTTGAGTATAGTTTCTTCTTTATACGTGTGATCATTTTTTATAAGTTTAAAATCAGATTAATTTTCCGATTCTGCAACATTGAAAATTTAGAATgtgaggaagaaaaaaaaaaaagaggaccaCACGTTTCAATAATTACTTCCAATCGCGtttatctttattattattaattttcgcCAGCAATTTTTTTCTTAGATTATTAAATAGGTCTGACAATTTAAAATTACGAAAAAAGTCATGTTACATACATAATATGACttcatatttttttgtttttgattgAAAGGAATGACTGACTGTTCAGTTTGACATGTCCATTCTATATTTGCTAAAACGAGTCAAGTCATTAAAACGAGTCAAGTCATTTGAGCctaatattgattttaaaaaaacattaaaataatatcctttttaataataataataaaatttaaaagtgTCATAATAATATAGGGTAATGGTGTACTGTAGAAGAATAGAAGTACTGTCAGAATCTCCGGAGAGACTCTCTCTACAACTACAgccctcttctctttctttctatcACAATTTtccctccaaaaaaaaaaagaaaaagaaaaaatctatTATTTAACAATAATCAGATAactaaaatattttcttttaccTGAAGGATTTTCAATTGCTATCTATAGCAGGGTAATTTCAAAAACTTCAACATGTTATTTGAGTGAATACATGATAAATGTATGTGATCAAAGTACTTgcctttataatatttttaaaaatcaaaatatgTATGTATGTTAGGACTACACTTTCTCCTAACAACACTATTTTATTCGGTGAATATTGTTTGAACAtgtaacttttttttattttgggttgaAAAGTAAGTAGTTATAAACGACTAAAATGTTAAACCAAAAATTGTCCAAAAAACCATTATTTCACAAATTCCAAAGGTGAAGGTTTTATTTAGTATTAATAAAAGTGAAAATAACAATATTAATGTTATTTTTTCTCTCTGCTTTCTCTGGTTCTGATCTTCATCTCGTTTCAGTTGAAACTTAGCTTCCTTTCCTCGTTGCAGAGGTAAACTCtgaatccttttttttttatttaatttacaaATATTTGAGGTATCTATGAATCCTTTTTTTCCCTTTATATTATGCACGAGAAAATtgttttgattatttatttttattagggtttttttttatttttatttttttatattttgctcTACTTTCTCTAATTTCTAGGGttttttattctcgaaatttatATAGTGTTATTTTTTTGTCTTGATTGCCGAAACTAAAGAAacgaattaaaaaaatatgtgtgTATGTGCATATGTATATAATGTATTTTGTCGCAGTGGAATATAGCAGTAGCTCCCATTGTGTATTTTCCCGTAAATTTTTTGTTTGGGGAACTTGATGTGCCTTTCCgcattttcttttttctattgTGATGAGCAATGAAAGTATGTATTAGTATTCGGGATGTTTCAGTTCAATTTGGGTCTTTTTCATGAGCATTATTGACGACTATTGTAAATATTTGTTTTGTTCTGTGTGTTAGTTCAGCTTGATTATGCATCTGAAACTTCTGTAAATTTGAAAGTCTTACATTCGGAGCTTTGTGTTAAATGTGAAAGCCTCCATAACTTTATGATTCTGTACTATACATTGagggaaaaaaaatgaagaagacaaACTTGACTTGAtattaaaaatgatttttttttcctcTACCAAGTAAAAGAAGAGATTTTTAGGTCACTGGCTCtgttttaatatatgtatatatattgtatatgttttttttttggctttgaagTGTATATATTGTTATTGAACAATTTGTATATTTAGTTATTTTTGGTTCTAACTTGACGCTCTTAAATCTTGATGTCCATGAACACTGCAGGGTCATCTTGTTGTGTTAAGATGAGCAGACCAACAACGCGGAGTAAAAATAAAAGACACAAGCAAGGGGATGATGTTGACACCTCTTCAGAATTATTGAGGTACCAGCCAGCGCTTGCTGTTTTGAGATATGATTTTGAATATATCTTTTGGTAGGTATATGTTAATTAACCCTTTGTTGGGCTGTTCTGTAGGAAGATCCACATGACCAGTGAAATTACTGATGAGGATGTCACCAAGCTTTATAAAATTTGGAAACCAGTTTGTCAAGGATGCCGTGTGAATACAAAAGATAATCCTAACTGCTTTTGTGGGCTAATTCCCCCTCCAAATGGAAGCCGGAAAGTGGGCCTGTGGCAGAAGACATCAGACATCCTTCAGGCTCTTGGCCCTGACCCATCCACTGATCTTCGTGCTTCTGCTGATTCTCCCTCGGGACTTACAAATCTTGGTGCAACATGCTATGCCAACAGCATACTCCAGTGCTTGTACATGAATAAATTGTTCCGTGGAGGCATATTTTCTGTTGAACCAGATCTTTTGAAGCAACAGCCAGTGTTGGATCAGCTAGCACGACTTTTCGCACAGTTGCATGCAAGTAAAATGGCTTTTATCGACTCTTGTCCGTTTGTTAAAACACTTGAGTTGGATAATGGAGTTCAACAAGATAGCCATGAGTTTTTGACATTGCTTCTTTCGTTGCTTGAACGTTGTCTTAACCATTCTAAGGTTTCCAAGGCAAGAACTGTTGTCCAAGATCTTTTCCGTGGAACTGTGTCTCATGTGACAACGTAAGATAGGATCTGGTTATAATTCTATCTTTAGCTATTGTGGCATTCTGTTGATGGTCTTTTCTTTCTTCTTGCCCTTCATTGAATTTGAGTTATCTTGTTATATTCTTGCATTCTAATGGGATAATTTATAGTTGTGTTCTTGTCTTTCTTCTAAAAACTATTGTTGTAAATATACCTTCAGCTTATCCGACATAGTtacttttcttctaaaaaatattaAGTTGTATATTTCTGCGGGTAAAAGATATGCATTTTACTCTATCATTTGATTTCTTATGTAGGTGCTCTCAATGTGGACAAGATTCTGAAGCTTCTTCTAATATGCAAGACTTTTATGAGCTAGAGCTGAATGTGAAGGGTTTGAAAAGTTTAGATAATAGCTTGGATGATTATCTTAGTGTGGAAGAGCTACATGGAGATAATCAATATTACTGTGAGTCTTGTAAAACAAGAGTTAATGCTACTCGCAGCATCAAGCTGCGGACATTGCCACCTGTACTAAATTTTCAGCTCAAGCGTTGTGTGTTTGTTCCAAAGGTACTATCACTTCTTTTGGAATCATATGTTTCTCAGTAGATGCTGTGGTCCATGTTTGATAATTGCTGCTACATGACAAAGCTAAAATTTATGCAGCTAATTCTTCTAGATATTATAGATTGATTTGTGTAGGAATTTCCTCTTTTGTTTGCTAGTAGGTGTTACACACATGACACATCTAATAAATTTCTTTTAGTtttgtatgttttatttttatatctATCTTTCTCTTCCCTCTTTTATATGGAGTTAGAGTTATTATCAGAATACTGTTCTCATTGTATCATCACAAGTATTGTGGTATGATATTTTTGTGATGATTTCTTTTGTCGTTGATTTGTGTCAGTAGACCACTATGAAGAAGAAAATCACTTCTGCATTTTATTTCCCCGGAGAATTAGACATGCATCATAGGTTATCTGAGCCTACTCAGACTGAATCAATCTATGATCTCTCAGCAGTGCTGATTCACAAGGGAACTGCAGTGAACAGTGGCCATTATATAGCACATATTAACGATGAAAATACTGGGCAATGGTGGGAGTTTGACGATGAGCATGTCTCAAACTTAGGTTGTCACCCATTTGGAGAAGGTTCTTCAAGCTCTAGTCACAAGCCTGCTAAAACTGAGCCTGTTGTCAATCCCACCTGTACAGAAAAAACGAGTGATGTTGCCAATGGCAATCATATGGATGTTATTCAGCAAGAATCTTATGATCCAAGTTCTGGCAGTGGTGGTCATGTAGAGATATTTTCTTCAAGTGATGCATATATGTTGATGTATAATCTCAGGTGTCGCGGGAAGGATAATGGAAAATGTCTTGCAGTTTGTGGTGATAATGATATGGAAATAGAAGGCAATGTGACTTCCTTGCATGATGGTGTTTCTCTGCCTTCTCATCTTTGTGAAGAGGTGGAAAAGTTGAATGCATCATATGTTGATGCTTGTGACCAATACACATCAAAGAAGGAAATGGAGCTGAACCGAATTTCAGAAAGAAAACAGGAAGTTCGATCCATTTTGTCCGAGGCCCCTGTTAAATCACTAGAGGAACCATTTTGTTGGATTTCTGCAGATTGGCTTCGTCAGTGGGCTGACAACATTACTTCCCCGTAAGAGATCTgtttttgttaaatataaatttgTGATGGTtgcatttttttcaaattttttttctttcttgaatTTATTATGTTAGCATGCAAATTTGCTATATGCCTCTTAATAATTTTCATGTCTTCCCTTATGATTATAGGTGTCTCAGAAAACTCTTGGTTTTTTCATGATATGCTAAGTTTCCCAACATAAATTTAGAATTTACTGTGGTCTTTAGCAATGCCATATAAGCATCTTGCATCTCTATTTGTGTTTTATATGTTTCAGTGTCTATGCATTTCTTTATAGCTTTCCTTGGAAATTACATTATCTTTATCATTGTTTTGTGTACTCGTGAACATTTTTCAGTAGGCTTAAATTGTAATGACTTGTGCAGTCCTCTTGATAACACTTCTATCCAATGTTTACATGGAAAAGTTCCCGTGTCAAAGGTTGATTCCATGAAGCGATTGTCAACTACATCTTGGACTCAGTTGTACTCCAAGGTATTTGGTTTTGTAACATTAAACTCAATGATCAATCTTTTTTGAATTCTTTATCATGCTTTAGTTGCTTAGCTTAATTAATTGATGATGATATACCTTCAGATATTTTACTATTTTGCAGCATTATAGTAAAATTTTGGTGGTTTATTCCTCTATTGGCATCTGGCTATAATATCTTTAAAATTTTCTTAGAATGTTTATAAGCCTTTCTATGCCTCTGTTAAAGAGCCGCCATTGCCTGCCTAATGCTTTTATCTAGCTTTCATGTCTACTATATGGTATCTACATTGAGAATCAGCAGTCTAATCATTTACTATATGATATAAAcagaatattttaaattttaattgatGAGTTATTGGAAAATTCTCCCATGGTATGAATGATGAGTTAGATTGAGATTTATAAAATTATGCAAGGAGAAACTTAATGTTTAGTTGATGAGTTAACATTAATTTCTTTTGTTCTTTAATGTTTAGTTGTTCCTGACCTTGAGTTTATACTTGTAGCTGACGATTTCTATGTTTTCACCTGTTTGGTTTCATATTACTTATTGATTTTGATAGTGTAAATTATTGTAGGATTCCTGTTAATATAGTTTCCTTAAATGCTCACTCTGAATTTGCAATGTTTATGCACATTTTCCTCTATGACTCCATTCGTGATTATGCTAATAGCAGTAGGTTAGGAATGTGAGATGTGGTTTAGATTTTTCATGAGCCAAGAGGAATAATTTGAAATTTCCCCCCTTAAATTTACTGACACTTTTGTCATAGCTACTGATGACATTTCATTTTAAATTATAATGGTTTTTATTACAGTACAATGGGGGTCCGCAACTGACTAATGATGACTACTGCATAGATTGCCTTATTGATGGGGCCCGCACTCTGGTTTGTGCCGATAGTTACAGAGTTCGCAGAACTTTAATGAAACAAATTGCTGAAGATGTATTTGCAGGGATGTGTGAAGATGGAACGTATTTTGTTTCCAAAGCATGGTATGACTGCAAAGTTTATATGTTTCCACCCTCTGGGATATCTGCCGATACTTGTTGATGTAGTGCGACTTATTTGACATGTCATTTTATAAAGACACCTACAGATAATAGTCATAATACAATATCTGTTGAACCATTTTACTCCTTCCACAGCATGGATAGAAGATAAAGTTACTCATTAGTattacctctctctctctctcctttttttttttaggtgGTGGAGGGGCTTTGTGCCTCTCATCATTTTCATCACTGTCATTGTGTCTCATTAGCATTCACTTACAGATTAGGTCCCTTAGATTCTACTAATTTGAGAGAATGGGAATGATAATGTATCCCGATTATCACAGTTTTCTATTCTGATTAGCTCCTATTTATAGGTTGCAACAGTGGCTTAAAAGAAAAATACTTGATGCACCATCTGAAGCTGATGGAGGACCAACAGCTTCCATCAGGTGTCCTCATGGTGAACTTATGCCCGAGCAAGCTGTGGGAGCTAAGAGATTGCTTGTTCCTGAGAATCTGTGGCTGTTCTTTTATGAAGATGCTATTGCAGTAAAACCTGATGATACCTTGGGTTGTTCAACATTTCCTTCAGATTCAAGACAATGTTCACAGTGTAGTGATGAACTATCGGAAGTGGCTTGCATAGAAGATTCTTTAAGGTTGTTTCACTTTTTCCATTAATGCAGAAGTGACACGGAATGCAACATTTCCTGACCTTTTAAGTTATTGTTGTCTGTTGTAGAGTGGTGAGGCTCAAGCAGCGCCAGAATCATGAGAAGCTAGCTACAGGGAAAACCTTTCCTCTATTTCCTGATTGCAAGTATTATTTGGTACCATCTTCTTGGCTTTCAAAATGGAGAAACTACATTAATGCCAGTGGCAAGAATGTCTCATTATCAGTGAAGCCTGAGACTTTAGATGGCATAATTGATATGCTGAAGTGCGAAAAGGTAGCTTGCAACTGTACCTGGTATTGAAGAAAAATTCCTTCATTAATTGATAAATGGGTGACATAGGAAACAGACTGTAGACTAAATACAATGATTGGGGAAATTACCCTGATTACGTTTCCAACAATTTGCCTATGCATAACAAAGAATACACTCAACACTGAGTCTGAAAAGAACAAAAGTAGTACACTTGAACTTTTGTTGCCAAAATTTTCTCACCTGGAACTGGCCTTTGTAATTAGTTTGTGTTGACTTCCTTTGGGACTGCTTAATTTCTCTTCTGGTATAGGTTTTTGGTATTGTGTTTCTATAAGGCCTACTTCCTTATTTATTTTTACTTATATACAaacacacacatacacacacacacacatatatatattggtgTATGTGTGGAGGGGGATGGGGAAGTCGATTTGTGTAGACATTGCTCCTTTTGCTTTAGATCAGAGGTATAAAGTCTCTcatttatttatgtgtttatgtttTGAGGGATACTTTGTGCCCGAGTATGATTTATTGTACTTATACTGTTCTCCTTTTAAATACAGTTAttcaattattataaataatatttgtcaTAAAGGGTTATGGATTTCATGTGAATCTGATGTCAGTCGATGAAACTTTAGGATAAATGCACTAGCTCCAAGACATTTCTATTAAAATTTTTCATTCAAAGCTTGTGAGGACACTGGTTCATTTCTATTGTATAAATTAATGTTAAAATAAAGGGGATGCCTATTGTGATCTTTTGTTGTTTTCCCTCTTCTTTCTCTTCTGTGCTGGATAGTAAGTTTAATCTCTTTGCTTTTTTTTTCCCCTTATTAAATGTCTTTACTATTTTATACAGCATTTGCTACTCATAGAAAGGCCACCAGATCTTGTTTGGAAACGGGATTCAATATTCCAAAAGTCTTCTGCTGTAAGTACCTGAGACCAATATATCTGTAAGCTTGTGAAATTTTCTCTTTTTTCAGGATTTTTAATAAAGAAGAAAAATTTTAGAAGGTAAAGTTGGAGCTGGTGATATTATTATCACCAGAAAAACTAGATGtcgttataattttttttttgacgtGTGGAATGGTAATTGCTTTTGTTTATTAGCAAGCTACTCTCTGCTTcaagttactctttttgtatgcAAAAATCCTGCCATTGCTTTGAGTTTTGACTATTGTCCTTATTTAAAAGGGACTTCAGACAGATGGGTTAACTGTTATTACTGAAAGTGATTGGAAATGCTTTTGCGAAGAATGGGGTGGCATTGAAGGGAACGGTATATCAGCCTGGATTGAGTGTAGTAGTACTGCAGAAAGTAATGTCAATGGTTCATGTGAAGAGATACAGAGATCTGAAGCAGATTTGGGCTCCTATGATGAAACTAATTATGAAATTGAGACTAAGCAACTACGAATGAAGACTAGTCCTGAGGTATCATGAAACATTGCCTTGCTTTCGTTTGCTTTGGAAACTTTGACAATGATACTCTTCTCACGTATTCTTGGTCCATGGTGGAAATTTGTTTTATGTTGCTTAGGAACTAGTTGTTCTTGGTCTTGTAAATTTATGGTTGCTAGTGTTTGCATAATCTACTTTTGTCATCCTAATACTGATTTTTGATATAATATGTCAAAAATGTGTGGTGAACATGTATAACTACCAGAGGGAttacttttgtgaaaaatatataaataacttGCATCAAATGGTGTCTATATACCTCTATTTCTCTGATACGCATATTGTGTGCAGATTAGTTGGTGAAAATCCTACTTGCCTGAACTTGGTTTTgcattgtagttttttttttgaatgaaagatATTACAAAAGCATCTgtgtatatacatacatatatataaattttcaaatttgtgctttttatttatatatatattaacttgtGCTTTAACTATGATAGATATGTGAGCATTGTATTGGAGAACGACAAAGCTTGGAGCTGATGCAGAAACTTAATTATTGCAATGAGGATGTATATGTGTATTTTGTTCGTGGTAAAGAAGCTCCCAAATCAATTTTACAAGCATCTGAGACTAGTTTTGATCCAGATCGCCGAGTTTCAAAGCGCTCTAAGAAGACAAATTCTGGTAATCAAATCAGTCTAAAAGTTTCTGGCTCTACATCAGTGTACCAGCTAAAAATGATGATATGGGAATCTTTTGGGGTAAGTTACTTGCTATTTCAACATATAtatgccttttttttttaaataatggaaGGTGTACATGCAGACACAGGCAAACGTGTCCTAGCTTCTACGCACTATTGTTTTGTATTGATTATAGCTACTTTAATTTTTTGCAGGTGGTAAAAGAAaaccaaatacttcacaaaggtTCGCGAATAATCGATAAAGAATGTGCTACTCTTGCAGACATGAATATATTCCCTGGAGATAAGCTTTGGGTGATTGATTCAGAGATTCATGAGAACCGAGATATTGCGGGTAATCATTTgcatttttacattaaaatttaGTATAATTGGACAAGTTAGTAAATTATACCACAGATATTAATAGTGATTGTTAATTTTTATTTCCCTAGATTTTATATTTGCATTAAGAAGATGGTTTACTTGGTAAAGGTAGGGATAGATCACTTATAAAATAAAGTGATATCAAATGTAGATATTTTGCTATATTAGAATTTTTCTATTTTATCTACAGATACTGGATTAttgaatatttatattttaaaattgagATGAAAAGTATATATTCAAGGAAAAGAgtgtttcaaaaaaaaatttgttcatCTTAGTGGGTGGGTTAGTATTCTCTCGACTTTTTGAGTGTATGTTTTAAATTGAAACTGATGGCTGGTGCTCTTATATTTTCAACAGTGTTAATTGatgaatttattatatataatatttgtaCTTAGTCTTTGGCTCTCTGTCTTTGTGTGTTTACTACTTAGTGTAGGTGTGCTCTAGACATTTGTGTTACCatagtttgtattttttttgaaattttgtgtAGTTTGAATTTCTAGTGTTATACATAAACTTGATAAACACAACTGTGTCTTATTTGATATTGGCTTCCCAGATGAGGTTTCTGACCAAAAAATGGATGTGCAACATACTGAGGAGGGGTTTCGTGGGACACTTTTGACTGCCAATACTTCATCTCAAGTTGTTTAAGAAACATACTAATGATCTGTGTGAATATCCAGAGTTTTGTAAATTTTTCTATTGAATCTTTGAACGTGAAGCTGCATTTTGGTGACCAGTAATTTTGAGGTAtgttatttatttactttattttctAATTCTTTTTGTATTTGTCTCATGCGGTAAtgtgatttttattcttttgtgTAAATGTACATGGTCTTTATCTgttagaaatttaaatttaatattgCCTTATCTGATACCTCAAGTGTTTAAGGTTCGAGCCATGGGTCACTATCATGTTACCTTATCATGCGGTCTTGACTTGAGTCCAAATTCACATGGACTCTTCGGTTTGTTACCTTGTATTTGGCCCTTTAACGTGTCTTGTGCttgttattaaaaaatattatatatgcttTGTGTTGAGATCAAAGGTAACCGTTTCATGTTTTCTAGTAATGCCTACAGGATTTACCTCTGTGTGTGCACTCATGCATAAATATCTGCCGAAGTCCTGTTTTCCCCGGTTTGAACTCTGAATCATTTTATCATGAGTGGAAGTGACGGATCCTGTTATTCCAGCCTAGAATGTTACTACCTGAAGGTCACAATTATTTGTTACTACTAAAGATTGTAGACCAACTCTTTCATTTTATCTGAGGGACAGCTGTGGCATCAGAAGAGAAGTGGCATTTTGTTGGTGTCTCCTGGGGTCCCAAACAAAACTTATTCCGGTTCTACTCTTTCAGTGTGTCCTTTTATTAGAGATACTTGTCATAGCTTCCTTTTTGCCTCCACTGTTTTTAGTCTTGGCTCATCGAGCAATTTGTAGACAAACTAGATTTCACTTGTCTGAGTTTCGTAGCCGATAGAGATGTACATGTACCATACACGTCTTTTACATATTTATTCtgcttatctctctctctctctccgagGAAGAAGagtagttgttgttgttgttacaGATCTCTTTACCCTAACTGGTCATCAGAGGAGTTGTTGTCGTTGTTATTACAGATCTCTTTACCTTAACCGGTCATCAGAGGAGTTGAGATTATGTACCGTTTTATTTACTTGCCACATTATACAttatattagaaaaataaaaaatggtaTTGAGTGGTGACACGCAATGGATGAGTCTTACTTGTCAACTTCGCATGTTGGACCTCGTTTATTACATTGGTTCTAAATTCCAATGACTAATATTGTGGTGGCACTGACACAATACTTGAAATATAGACATGGATTTATGGTAATAAAGAGTGGAATAAGCAGATTGAGTTGCCACCTGAACTGGTCTAAGTGATATATAGTTGCATATTATACAAGTCGAGAAATGAAAACAACACTATTAAATCGCAATGAAGCACATTAACACAATTTGCTCTGTTATTTCCGCTTCTGAATTTGCAAATGTGATGTTAAGAGTCGAAACAGAGTTGTTCAAAAGTAAGCAAATTAAAAAACATTGCCCCACTCTAGTGGCACCATCGATGCGTGTCCTTGGTCCTTACATCCAACGTTTATGGCTTCGTGAGTTGTGCGCTCCTCGGAACCAGCGATCCCAACTGACGTCTGCCGGGCCTTTTGTTCTGTTTGACCCAAAAACCATCCaacatttttgttgttgttgttgttgtaagTATTTGTATTACATTACAAAACAgctttgttaaaaataaataaataaacattttcaaagaagACATGGGTGTTGAATTTTGTGGCATTTACTTCCAGATTTTGTTACGCATACCAAATTTATACCGTACTTCCAAAAGTTACTTTTGGAGTTGGCAGAGTATGGTACAAAGAAGATTCATTATACCAAACAACATTGTAGCTGAAGTTCTAAATGTGTAGTATGATAGTTATTGATTTTATTCTGTTATCATTAGAATCAGAAACTGAGATATAAGTGTTAATTTActataatacataatctttctAATTCCTCTATCATATTATATAGTCAATGTTTACCAGGTATTATAAGACAACACTAATCtttagaacaaaaaaaaaaaaaaaaagcaataacAGTGGTGAGAATTTCTCTCTTACGTGGGAAGTAGTGGATCTGGAATGGTTTCGAGGCTTGAGATGAGTCTGTGTAAAGAGATATATATTGGAAATTATAAATTGATGACGCCAACGAAtgaatacataaatatatataattttaaagaaTCTTAATTACTCACTCTTGGCATACAATAGAGGAATCACCAACTGTCTCTAGTTCATTTAGCTCTTTCTGCATCAAAATTGATCTCTATGTTAATATTTCACAATTTTCTAGCAAAATAACCCCAAATAtgcacatattaaaaaaaaaaaaaaaactgtgcaAATGATGACCTCAATTATGTTGATTTGGGTATTGAGATGAGATATAGCTGCATTCATCCTGTGCCTTCCCAAGAAAGTGGGATTTGGTTTTAGCTTTGCTGCTTTTGCCTTCTGATCTTGATGAGAAGAAGATTGAGCCACCTCTTCATTTTCTACCTTCcctctttctccttctccttctcctccGCCTCTCACAGGCGACGACGACGACCACGATGGATTTGGCGGTTGGTTTTCATTGTCCATTGCCACCACAATCATATTATATATGACTTCACAACAAACTCATTTAACTTTTTTGGTGACCAAAATCTGGTTATGATATTCACGAAacatcacacatatatatacacacacaattATACACATATAAGATTGTATGTAACCCCGCAATAATAGATATTAGATAATGAAATAAgagaatattttatttttttattttcaaatggAGAGAGAAAAGAGTAGGTGATTGTTGAGAAGGTGGACCTGGTTTGCCCAACATGATTAAAAGCAGCAAAGAGTGGACcaaactatatataaatatatttatatataaggtAAGTAATTAACTAGTataaatgaagaaatatttttatatataaaaatgtatatttaatggttgttttttttaattttatcaaattatatttttaaaatcaattaaaaataaatatttattaattatattaatacaaattcaaatattataaaatatcataattataataatatttaatacaaaactagatatttaataattgtattaatataaatttaaatgttataaaatataattattataataatataatacaagactagatatttagtaattatattaatataaatttaaatgttataaaatattattattataataatagtgTTGACTACCTTTTCTGCTATCAACT from the Humulus lupulus chromosome X, drHumLupu1.1, whole genome shotgun sequence genome contains:
- the LOC133803570 gene encoding ubiquitin carboxyl-terminal hydrolase 26 isoform X3, with product MSRPTTRSKNKRHKQGDDVDTSSELLRKIHMTSEITDEDVTKLYKIWKPVCQGCRVNTKDNPNCFCGLIPPPNGSRKVGLWQKTSDILQALGPDPSTDLRASADSPSGLTNLGATCYANSILQCLYMNKLFRGGIFSVEPDLLKQQPVLDQLARLFAQLHASKMAFIDSCPFVKTLELDNGVQQDSHEFLTLLLSLLERCLNHSKVSKARTVVQDLFRGTVSHVTTCSQCGQDSEASSNMQDFYELELNVKGLKSLDNSLDDYLSVEELHGDNQYYCESCKTRVNATRSIKLRTLPPVLNFQLKRCVFVPKTTMKKKITSAFYFPGELDMHHRLSEPTQTESIYDLSAVLIHKGTAVNSGHYIAHINDENTGQWWEFDDEHVSNLGCHPFGEGSSSSSHKPAKTEPVVNPTCTEKTSDVANGNHMDVIQQESYDPSSGSGGHVEIFSSSDAYMLMYNLRCRGKDNGKCLAVCGDNDMEIEGNVTSLHDGVSLPSHLCEEVEKLNASYVDACDQYTSKKEMELNRISERKQEVRSILSEAPVKSLEEPFCWISADWLRQWADNITSPPLDNTSIQCLHGKVPVSKVDSMKRLSTTSWTQLYSKYNGGPQLTNDDYCIDCLIDGARTLVCADSYRVRRTLMKQIAEDVFAGMCEDGTYFVSKAWLQQWLKRKILDAPSEADGGPTASIRCPHGELMPEQAVGAKRLLVPENLWLFFYEDAIAVKPDDTLGCSTFPSDSRQCSQCSDELSEVACIEDSLRVVRLKQRQNHEKLATGKTFPLFPDCKYYLVPSSWLSKWRNYINASGKNVSLSVKPETLDGIIDMLKCEKHLLLIERPPDLVWKRDSIFQKSSAGLQTDGLTVITESDWKCFCEEWGGIEGNGISAWIECSSTAESNVNGSCEEIQRSEADLGSYDETNYEIETKQLRMKTSPEICEHCIGERQSLELMQKLNYCNEDVYVYFVRGKEAPKSILQASETSFDPDRRVSKRSKKTNSGNQISLKVSGSTSVYQLKMMIWESFGVVKENQILHKGSRIIDKECATLADMNIFPGDKLWVIDSEIHENRDIADEVSDQKMDVQHTEEGFRGTLLTANTSSQVV